Proteins encoded in a region of the Acetomicrobium thermoterrenum DSM 13490 genome:
- a CDS encoding FAD-dependent oxidoreductase: MEIKYKNLFSEGKIGNLNVRNRIVMPPMGTNFANADGSVSQVLIDYYKERARGGVGLIITEIVCIDSPLGKAITNQLCLDDDKYIGGFSDLAEAVHLEGAKIFVQLHHAGRQTTPEITGEFQPVCPSSTHEPFLNVTPRELADEEIEDLVKKFVKAAVRAKMAGIDGVELHGAHGYLIGQFMSPHINKRTDKWGGNTERRMRFPLEIIKGIRQSLGPNFPICFRFNADDFVEDGITLDEAKIIAKILEDAGVNVLNVSVGIYETMPKLLEPFHFEEGWRVYTAEAIKKVVNIPVITVGVIRNPEFAEAVIAEGKADFVAIGRGVIADPEWPKKAYEGRDEEIRKCISCNTCIGLKVFSGQKMRCSVNPRVGYEWKYPYLPCACEKKKVVVIGGGPAGAYAAITAASRGHEVTLIEKEDKIGGQLNLSSLPPGKDKINWFTEWLEGELKRTNVTVRLGECATAEKLYELKPDVVIVATGAEPIVPNIPGIERALLSWDVLRGKANIPSGEDVVIVGGGLVGCETANYLLGKGCNVTIIEMLDDIALDMEPIERFDLLTLFASKGVKALTKSLVTNITPDSIEMVDVTSRQIKQIPAKHVVLAVGQKPVGCELARVLSDKGIPVITVGDARSVGKIVDATLFGFNAGVKI, from the coding sequence ATGGAAATCAAATACAAAAATTTGTTTTCCGAAGGGAAGATAGGCAATTTAAATGTTAGAAACCGCATTGTCATGCCTCCCATGGGCACCAACTTTGCAAATGCCGACGGTTCCGTAAGTCAGGTGCTTATCGATTATTACAAAGAACGAGCCCGTGGTGGGGTTGGGTTAATCATTACCGAAATAGTTTGTATTGACAGCCCGCTGGGAAAAGCCATCACAAATCAACTCTGCCTTGACGACGACAAATACATAGGCGGTTTTTCCGATTTAGCCGAAGCCGTCCACTTAGAAGGAGCCAAGATATTCGTCCAGCTCCATCATGCCGGAAGACAAACCACCCCCGAAATCACAGGGGAATTTCAACCCGTATGCCCTTCGAGCACTCACGAGCCCTTTTTAAACGTTACGCCAAGGGAACTGGCAGATGAAGAGATAGAGGATTTAGTTAAAAAGTTCGTAAAGGCTGCAGTTAGGGCGAAAATGGCAGGAATAGACGGCGTTGAACTTCACGGCGCACACGGCTATTTAATAGGTCAATTTATGTCCCCCCACATCAACAAGCGCACGGACAAGTGGGGGGGAAACACGGAGCGACGCATGCGATTTCCCCTCGAGATTATAAAGGGCATTCGACAATCCTTGGGGCCGAATTTTCCTATATGCTTCCGCTTTAATGCAGATGACTTTGTGGAAGATGGAATAACATTGGATGAGGCTAAAATAATTGCAAAGATATTAGAGGACGCAGGAGTAAACGTCCTAAACGTGAGCGTTGGTATTTACGAAACCATGCCAAAACTGCTTGAGCCTTTCCATTTTGAAGAGGGGTGGCGGGTTTATACGGCCGAAGCGATTAAAAAGGTTGTCAACATCCCTGTCATAACAGTCGGAGTTATACGCAATCCCGAGTTCGCAGAGGCAGTCATAGCCGAAGGCAAAGCCGACTTCGTGGCCATTGGACGGGGAGTGATAGCAGATCCGGAGTGGCCAAAGAAGGCATACGAAGGTCGCGACGAGGAGATCCGCAAATGCATTTCGTGCAACACCTGCATCGGCTTAAAGGTCTTCTCGGGGCAAAAGATGAGATGTTCCGTCAATCCTAGGGTGGGGTATGAATGGAAATATCCCTATTTGCCATGTGCCTGCGAGAAGAAAAAGGTCGTGGTGATCGGTGGTGGACCTGCGGGAGCCTATGCAGCCATCACTGCAGCTAGTAGGGGTCACGAAGTCACTCTCATTGAAAAGGAGGATAAAATTGGTGGTCAGCTAAACCTCTCAAGCCTGCCGCCTGGAAAGGATAAAATTAACTGGTTTACCGAATGGCTTGAAGGAGAATTAAAGCGAACAAATGTCACTGTCAGGCTAGGTGAATGTGCAACTGCTGAGAAATTATACGAATTAAAACCAGATGTCGTCATCGTAGCCACCGGGGCAGAGCCGATTGTGCCAAACATCCCTGGCATAGAGAGGGCTCTTCTTTCTTGGGACGTTTTAAGAGGAAAGGCCAACATTCCATCAGGAGAAGACGTGGTAATAGTAGGCGGAGGGTTAGTGGGCTGTGAGACCGCTAACTACCTCCTTGGAAAGGGATGCAATGTCACTATAATCGAAATGCTCGACGATATAGCTCTAGATATGGAGCCAATCGAAAGATTTGATCTTCTTACGCTCTTTGCCTCTAAGGGTGTAAAAGCTCTGACAAAAAGTCTGGTAACCAATATAACCCCTGACTCAATCGAGATGGTAGATGTTACATCGCGACAAATAAAACAAATACCGGCAAAGCACGTAGTATTGGCCGTGGGACAAAAACCCGTGGGATGCGAATTAGCAAGGGTTTTATCCGACAAAGGCATCCCCGTAATTACTGTGGGCGACGCTCGATCCGTAGGCAAGATAGTCGATGCAACGTTATTCGGTTTTAACGCAGGTGTAAAGATATAA
- a CDS encoding L,D-transpeptidase, whose amino-acid sequence MAINYFSLMQGTSAVEPSEVMLSLNVPTGDLAKITWICSKKEHVLLALSETDKVIYGGWMVATGRNPGQKLKVGDMRTPEGVFYVKSIEDSSGWGSYVDKATKERIGYGPYFIRLEAGWKGIGIHGTDDEHLHEIGTDASHGCIRMANDDLLKVVSMSKKGQKVIILKSLN is encoded by the coding sequence ATGGCAATAAATTATTTTTCTCTAATGCAAGGCACTTCTGCCGTCGAGCCTTCGGAAGTTATGCTGTCGCTAAACGTTCCTACTGGTGATTTAGCTAAAATAACATGGATATGTTCGAAGAAAGAGCATGTTTTACTGGCTCTCTCTGAAACTGATAAAGTGATATACGGCGGATGGATGGTGGCAACGGGAAGAAATCCTGGGCAAAAGCTTAAAGTAGGGGATATGCGTACTCCTGAAGGTGTTTTTTACGTAAAATCTATCGAGGATTCCAGCGGTTGGGGTAGCTACGTCGATAAAGCCACAAAAGAGCGGATAGGGTATGGGCCCTATTTTATTCGCCTTGAAGCGGGGTGGAAAGGGATAGGAATTCACGGAACCGACGATGAACATCTGCATGAAATAGGAACGGACGCAAGCCACGGATGCATAAGGATGGCGAACGACGATCTGTTGAAAGTCGTGAGCATGAGCAAGAAAGGCCAAAAGGTAATTATCCTGAAGTCACTAAATTAA
- a CDS encoding quaternary amine ABC transporter ATP-binding protein, with protein MSEIKSINTISPVVEVKNLWKVFAKGQRSKGKKTLNIDVHDEVTISQMEKDGKVVVAVRDVSFEIYPGEIFIVMGLSGSGKSTLIRCLMRLIEVTAGTIKINDLDITSLSKKELVKHRRYQAAMVFQHYGLLPHKTVLDNVAFGLKLRDEPKEERYKKAKAAIERVGLKGWENYYPAALSGGMQQRVGIARALVMDAPVLLMDEPFSGLDPLISRQLQDELLRLQEEMKKSIMFVTHDLSEALRLGDRMAIMRKGSIVQIGTPDEIVSNPADDYVAAFVADERRTLEKTKLSLGNKLVSTPASS; from the coding sequence ATGAGTGAGATTAAGTCTATAAATACTATTTCTCCGGTTGTTGAAGTAAAAAACCTGTGGAAGGTGTTTGCTAAAGGACAACGCTCAAAAGGGAAGAAAACATTAAATATCGACGTTCACGATGAAGTAACGATTTCACAGATGGAAAAAGACGGCAAAGTTGTGGTGGCCGTGAGGGATGTCTCATTCGAAATATATCCAGGAGAGATTTTTATCGTCATGGGGTTGTCCGGCAGCGGAAAGTCAACCCTTATACGCTGTCTCATGAGATTGATAGAAGTTACGGCAGGAACGATTAAAATCAATGATCTCGATATCACCTCTTTGAGCAAAAAGGAATTGGTTAAGCACAGAAGATATCAAGCCGCGATGGTTTTCCAGCACTATGGTTTACTTCCCCACAAAACAGTGCTGGATAACGTTGCCTTCGGCTTAAAGCTTCGAGATGAACCGAAAGAGGAGAGATATAAAAAGGCAAAAGCTGCAATAGAAAGAGTGGGGTTGAAAGGATGGGAGAATTATTATCCTGCCGCATTGTCCGGCGGAATGCAGCAAAGGGTCGGAATAGCCCGTGCGCTGGTCATGGATGCCCCTGTTCTTCTTATGGACGAGCCTTTTAGCGGCCTGGATCCTCTTATCAGCAGACAATTGCAGGACGAACTGTTGAGGCTGCAAGAAGAGATGAAAAAAAGCATAATGTTTGTTACCCATGATTTATCGGAAGCTTTGCGGTTAGGCGACAGAATGGCCATCATGAGAAAGGGAAGTATAGTTCAAATCGGGACACCGGATGAGATCGTTTCGAATCCGGCGGATGACTACGTAGCTGCTTTCGTTGCTGACGAAAGACGGACGCTGGAAAAGACGAAACTGAGCCTGGGCAACAAGCTTGTAAGTACGCCTGCAAGCTCGTAA
- a CDS encoding nucleoside kinase, whose product MSFVVEVKRGNRLVFERPVKGQDVLVACGKGHESNIVAWRVNRYLRPLDWVVDDDSCIEFVDTSSFEGMEVYRRSLSFLLVLACMNALSEDVFIRHSISDGYYCELESGPVTEKKLDAIKRELDRLVKADIPIKREVISGDKAKRIFTRQGNMDKANLLRWAAVDPIEVYRSDNTYGYFYAPLAPSTGYMKTYDLIPYDHGMILRFPTVAYPQGLPPFMPSKRLAEVFTVYARWLDILGINTMENLHALVSKGESNDVIQISEALHSQWLSQLAKNIAENDNIRLICIAGPSASGKTTSAHRLRIQLQVFGKRVFIISLDDYFVEREKTPKDEKGNYDFEAIEALDLDLINESLVKLFDGEEVEIPKFNFFTGKRESGRRMRIKDGDIIVIEGIHGLNEMVTKSIPEYNKWRIYVSPLTGINLDRHNRTSTTDNRLIRRLVRDYRTRGKSPEVTLIQWPSVIRGAQKHIFPYQERAHVMFNSATVYELAVLKGYAEPLLRNIHEDSPMFGEAQRLLTFLHYVPFMPADGVPNNSIIREFIGGSCFETI is encoded by the coding sequence ATGAGCTTTGTCGTCGAGGTAAAGAGGGGAAATAGGCTGGTTTTTGAGCGACCTGTAAAGGGGCAGGACGTGCTTGTTGCCTGTGGCAAGGGGCACGAGTCCAATATAGTGGCTTGGAGAGTAAATCGCTACCTGCGCCCTTTGGATTGGGTCGTGGATGACGATAGTTGCATAGAGTTTGTGGACACCTCAAGCTTTGAGGGGATGGAAGTATACAGAAGAAGCCTCAGTTTTTTGCTGGTTCTTGCCTGTATGAACGCTTTGTCGGAAGACGTATTCATCAGGCACTCGATTAGCGACGGCTATTACTGCGAGCTGGAATCCGGTCCAGTCACGGAGAAAAAGTTAGATGCCATAAAACGTGAATTGGATAGACTGGTTAAAGCCGACATTCCCATAAAACGAGAGGTAATATCGGGCGACAAAGCCAAGAGAATATTTACCCGTCAAGGAAATATGGATAAGGCCAACTTGTTGAGGTGGGCAGCTGTCGATCCTATAGAGGTTTATAGAAGCGATAATACCTACGGTTATTTTTACGCGCCCCTTGCGCCGTCTACTGGTTATATGAAAACCTATGATCTCATACCATACGACCATGGCATGATATTGAGGTTTCCGACAGTTGCCTACCCTCAGGGGCTTCCGCCCTTTATGCCCTCTAAGCGTTTGGCAGAAGTTTTTACTGTATATGCAAGATGGCTTGATATCTTAGGAATAAATACCATGGAAAACCTTCACGCCTTGGTTTCAAAGGGTGAATCCAATGATGTAATACAAATATCGGAAGCGTTGCATTCCCAGTGGTTGTCGCAATTGGCTAAAAATATTGCGGAAAATGACAATATAAGGTTGATCTGTATCGCCGGACCTTCGGCTTCAGGCAAGACCACATCTGCTCATCGGTTGCGCATTCAACTTCAGGTGTTTGGTAAGCGGGTGTTTATAATTTCCCTGGACGATTATTTTGTTGAGAGAGAAAAAACACCTAAGGATGAAAAGGGCAATTATGATTTCGAAGCTATCGAAGCCCTTGACTTGGATTTGATAAACGAAAGCTTAGTTAAGCTCTTCGATGGCGAAGAAGTCGAAATCCCTAAATTTAACTTTTTCACGGGCAAAAGAGAAAGTGGAAGACGAATGCGTATTAAAGATGGTGACATCATAGTTATTGAGGGGATTCACGGCTTGAATGAAATGGTCACCAAAAGCATCCCTGAGTACAATAAGTGGAGGATATACGTTTCCCCCTTAACGGGGATTAATCTTGATCGCCACAATAGGACAAGTACGACAGATAACAGACTTATAAGGCGATTGGTCAGGGATTATCGGACAAGGGGCAAGAGCCCCGAAGTGACCTTAATCCAATGGCCATCGGTTATAAGGGGAGCACAAAAACATATATTTCCCTATCAAGAGAGAGCTCATGTTATGTTCAATTCCGCTACCGTATATGAACTTGCCGTATTGAAAGGTTATGCCGAACCTTTGCTTAGAAATATTCATGAGGATTCGCCCATGTTCGGCGAAGCGCAAAGATTGTTGACCTTTTTGCATTATGTACCCTTCATGCCTGCCGATGGCGTTCCTAATAATTCGATAATACGGGAGTTCATAGGAGGAAGCTGCTTTGAGACGATTTAA
- a CDS encoding ATP-binding cassette domain-containing protein → MLYELRDVKRFYNDRCALSVDRLAMEGGKIYGLVGPNGSGKTTLLRILAFLDEPSEGQIIYKGSSVTSQNASLFRQEVTMLLQNARLLTRKVKDNVSYGLKLRGYDSKTVKTRVVEALEMVGLQPKDFLNRAWYELSGGEAQRVALAARLALRPDVLLLDEPTANVDKVSEALINQAVIKAKKEWKTTIIMVSHDLGWLYSTADEILSLWGGRIVHQGPENIIPGPWEKLENGLHCKRLRDGQKIYVSGAPSQSGVVSISPSEILLAEYPERTSARNLLYGFIREMAYCNGSQIRVTLSIGEISLVALITDEAARELKLSPGMNIYVVFKATAAKWL, encoded by the coding sequence ATGCTTTATGAGTTAAGAGATGTTAAACGTTTTTACAACGACAGATGCGCTCTCTCTGTAGATCGTTTGGCTATGGAAGGGGGTAAGATTTACGGCCTGGTCGGCCCGAACGGGAGCGGTAAGACGACATTGCTCAGAATTTTGGCATTCTTAGATGAGCCGAGCGAAGGCCAAATTATATATAAAGGCTCTTCCGTTACGTCGCAAAACGCCTCACTTTTCCGCCAAGAAGTAACAATGCTTTTACAAAATGCACGTCTATTGACTCGAAAGGTAAAGGACAATGTATCCTATGGCTTGAAATTACGCGGATATGATTCGAAGACCGTTAAGACCAGGGTTGTGGAAGCGCTTGAAATGGTTGGTTTGCAGCCAAAAGATTTTTTAAACAGAGCCTGGTATGAGCTCTCGGGAGGCGAAGCTCAGCGCGTAGCCTTGGCAGCGCGTCTTGCTTTAAGGCCCGATGTTTTATTGCTCGATGAGCCGACGGCAAATGTCGACAAAGTATCGGAAGCCTTGATAAATCAGGCAGTGATCAAGGCAAAAAAAGAGTGGAAAACAACTATTATCATGGTAAGCCATGATCTGGGATGGCTTTACAGCACTGCCGATGAGATCCTTTCGCTTTGGGGAGGTCGCATTGTGCATCAGGGGCCTGAGAACATAATCCCCGGCCCTTGGGAAAAGCTTGAGAACGGCTTGCACTGTAAAAGGTTGAGGGATGGTCAAAAGATTTATGTTTCCGGAGCCCCATCGCAATCGGGCGTTGTGTCGATTAGCCCATCGGAGATACTTTTGGCTGAATATCCTGAAAGGACCTCTGCCCGTAATTTGTTATATGGTTTTATTAGAGAGATGGCCTATTGTAATGGCAGCCAGATAAGGGTTACCCTATCTATAGGGGAGATAAGCTTGGTTGCCTTAATTACCGATGAAGCTGCCAGGGAACTCAAATTAAGCCCCGGGATGAATATATATGTAGTATTTAAGGCCACAGCTGCGAAATGGTTATGA
- a CDS encoding LacI family DNA-binding transcriptional regulator, with product MSVTMADVAKEAGVDKATVSRVLRGDPRISSKTREKVWEVIKRLEYKPNALARGLSERKSGLISVVVEEQQFSGLNRFLKGINRIMATVNKEPIIYVADDFEASFLRSRFVAHKVEGIIWVGSPPPDVDFPLIAVGETIDKHVSIVPFWEDLAQMIIKLADGRRIVFAGDTKPNRTLRVKLKGYKGKGKNSLWVCDGTLPKGIGRLINSNYEIDQDSGFKEEYFRKGDMLLLFDERDFAKAMGGYCIHFPCFEMGVLAAKLLVNILRHRDVPFKNLVRFSIE from the coding sequence ATGTCTGTAACAATGGCTGATGTAGCGAAAGAGGCAGGTGTTGACAAGGCAACTGTTAGCCGCGTGTTGCGAGGAGACCCCCGAATATCGTCAAAAACGAGGGAAAAGGTCTGGGAGGTCATAAAGCGTCTGGAATATAAACCTAATGCCTTGGCTAGAGGGCTATCGGAAAGAAAGTCAGGGTTAATAAGCGTAGTGGTTGAAGAGCAGCAATTTTCTGGATTAAATAGGTTTCTGAAAGGGATAAATCGCATTATGGCAACTGTTAATAAGGAGCCCATTATTTATGTAGCCGACGATTTTGAGGCAAGCTTTTTGCGATCTCGTTTTGTAGCGCATAAAGTAGAAGGCATTATTTGGGTGGGAAGCCCTCCGCCGGATGTCGATTTTCCCTTGATAGCAGTAGGAGAGACGATAGATAAACATGTAAGCATTGTGCCCTTTTGGGAGGACCTGGCTCAAATGATAATAAAACTAGCTGACGGGCGCAGGATAGTATTTGCGGGAGATACCAAGCCTAATAGGACTCTAAGAGTAAAACTCAAAGGGTACAAAGGAAAGGGTAAAAATTCCCTTTGGGTATGCGACGGGACCTTGCCAAAGGGAATTGGGCGATTAATCAACTCCAATTACGAAATAGATCAAGATTCAGGATTTAAAGAAGAATATTTTCGTAAAGGAGATATGTTGCTTTTGTTCGACGAACGAGATTTCGCAAAAGCCATGGGTGGATATTGCATTCATTTCCCCTGTTTTGAGATGGGCGTTTTGGCAGCAAAGCTTTTAGTCAACATATTGAGACATCGCGATGTCCCTTTTAAAAATTTGGTGAGATTTTCCATTGAATGA
- a CDS encoding ABC transporter permease, whose protein sequence is MFPEHFTFHVAEQVNNFVDWLLDSYAPVFDAISTGILTMLLRINEILLMVPWWLYMIIVFVVLFTTTKKLIASLTLAILPLLIGAFGLWALAMESLAVVLTAVIISLLIGIPIGILMAEINSFAVVIRPILDGMQTMPSFVYLIPAMMLFGLGKVPAVLATLIYSLPPVIRLTNMGLRHVPKNIEEAALAYGATKWQLLKEVRIPLAMPSILTGVNQTTMMALAMVVVASMIGARGLGQEVLLSINRIDIGRGFEAGLSVVVMAIVIDRVTQSIAKKWEPPR, encoded by the coding sequence ATGTTTCCAGAGCATTTCACTTTTCATGTAGCCGAACAAGTCAATAATTTCGTAGATTGGTTGCTAGACTCATATGCACCTGTCTTTGACGCTATTTCTACCGGTATCCTTACTATGTTGCTAAGGATAAACGAAATACTGCTGATGGTCCCCTGGTGGTTGTATATGATAATTGTTTTTGTGGTGCTCTTTACAACCACGAAAAAGCTCATCGCTTCTTTGACCTTGGCTATCCTGCCTTTGCTAATCGGCGCTTTCGGATTATGGGCATTGGCGATGGAATCGCTGGCCGTGGTGCTGACGGCGGTTATAATTTCACTGCTGATAGGTATTCCCATAGGGATATTGATGGCAGAGATCAACTCCTTTGCGGTGGTCATAAGGCCAATTTTGGATGGGATGCAGACCATGCCGAGCTTCGTGTATTTAATACCGGCCATGATGCTCTTTGGCCTTGGCAAGGTGCCTGCGGTTTTGGCCACCTTGATATATTCGTTACCACCTGTAATAAGGCTGACGAATATGGGTTTGAGGCATGTGCCTAAAAACATAGAAGAGGCCGCTTTGGCTTATGGCGCAACGAAGTGGCAACTGCTCAAGGAAGTAAGGATTCCGCTGGCAATGCCTTCTATTCTTACCGGTGTCAATCAAACTACAATGATGGCTTTAGCCATGGTTGTCGTTGCCTCGATGATCGGGGCCAGGGGACTAGGTCAGGAGGTGTTGCTCTCCATAAATCGAATAGATATAGGCAGAGGATTTGAAGCGGGGTTGTCAGTTGTTGTGATGGCTATAGTTATCGATAGGGTGACTCAGTCCATAGCTAAGAAATGGGAGCCGCCCAGGTAA
- a CDS encoding OPT family oligopeptide transporter, producing MEDRKPYIPPSTSMVEFSFKAIVLGVLLSVIMGAANAYLGMYAGMTVSASIPAAVVSMAVLRLFKDKNILENNMVQTAASSGESLAAGVIFTVPALIVLGAYELLPYWLVTVMAALGGALGALLTVILRRAFIVEEKLPYPEGKACAEVLIAGDKGGSHALPIFQGGIIGAVYKFLGSIGLWGGSVETAGTIGSGLAYFGMDLSTALIAVGYIVGFNIAFLIFIGGAIGWFIGIPVLTSGMASDSMTMGEIISATGTVWSSQIRYMGVGAMVVGGLWSLIKLRKPITRGMSAGMSMVRKKQGGALLPRTEEDLPLNIVLTLIVAFVVPLFLLYYNIIGILGTAVVAAIVMLILSFFGSSIAGYLAGIVGSSNNPVSGITIMSLLFTALMLKALGLSGSLGMTSTILVAGVICMAAAIAGDTMQDLATGYMVGATPKRQQIFEIMGTVSAALVMAPILNLLIRAYGIAGTASATENALPAPQAFLMASVTRGVFEGTLNWTMVYVGAGLAILLIIFDEILAAKGSNFRTPVMPVAVGLYLPFSLGVAIFFGGILNSLSRKLRRGKNESTNDIGVLGAAGLITGEALMGIGFAIMIVSGVSLKVGLTSSGLGLILLLAIAYWLVRLGKK from the coding sequence TTGGAGGATAGAAAACCATATATTCCTCCCAGTACGTCCATGGTTGAGTTTTCGTTTAAAGCGATTGTATTGGGCGTTCTTTTGTCGGTGATCATGGGGGCGGCGAATGCCTATCTAGGCATGTATGCAGGAATGACAGTAAGTGCCAGTATTCCTGCAGCGGTAGTTTCGATGGCTGTATTGAGGTTGTTTAAGGATAAAAATATTCTGGAGAACAACATGGTACAAACTGCCGCTTCATCGGGGGAGTCTCTTGCGGCAGGCGTCATTTTTACGGTTCCGGCTCTAATTGTTCTTGGGGCATATGAACTATTGCCCTATTGGCTAGTCACAGTAATGGCTGCTCTAGGCGGAGCTCTTGGAGCTTTGTTAACGGTAATTCTCAGAAGAGCTTTCATAGTGGAGGAAAAATTGCCCTACCCGGAAGGAAAGGCTTGTGCCGAAGTTTTAATTGCCGGGGACAAAGGAGGGTCTCATGCTCTTCCCATATTTCAAGGCGGCATAATCGGGGCAGTATATAAATTCCTGGGAAGCATTGGGCTTTGGGGCGGATCTGTTGAAACGGCCGGCACGATAGGCTCCGGCTTAGCGTATTTCGGAATGGACCTCTCTACAGCCCTTATTGCAGTAGGCTATATTGTTGGTTTTAATATCGCTTTTCTGATCTTTATCGGTGGTGCAATTGGCTGGTTTATCGGGATTCCAGTTTTAACGTCCGGAATGGCGTCGGATTCAATGACAATGGGTGAAATTATAAGCGCTACAGGCACTGTTTGGTCTTCGCAAATACGTTATATGGGAGTAGGTGCCATGGTGGTGGGTGGTTTATGGAGCTTGATAAAGCTAAGAAAACCCATCACAAGGGGTATGAGTGCAGGGATGAGCATGGTACGCAAAAAACAGGGAGGAGCACTTCTCCCAAGGACCGAAGAGGATTTGCCTCTCAATATTGTATTGACTTTGATAGTTGCTTTTGTAGTTCCGCTTTTCCTGTTATATTACAATATCATTGGAATACTGGGCACAGCTGTAGTAGCAGCCATAGTGATGTTGATATTGAGCTTCTTTGGCAGTTCGATTGCAGGGTATCTTGCGGGTATAGTCGGATCATCGAACAATCCCGTATCTGGAATCACAATAATGAGCTTGCTTTTTACTGCCTTGATGTTGAAAGCTCTCGGACTCTCCGGCAGCCTGGGAATGACATCTACTATTCTCGTTGCCGGAGTTATATGCATGGCAGCTGCTATAGCTGGAGATACCATGCAAGACTTGGCTACCGGTTATATGGTAGGTGCGACGCCCAAAAGGCAACAAATATTCGAAATCATGGGAACGGTTTCCGCAGCTCTCGTTATGGCTCCTATCTTAAATCTGTTAATAAGGGCTTATGGAATTGCAGGAACTGCAAGTGCAACTGAAAATGCCTTGCCGGCACCTCAAGCCTTTTTAATGGCATCTGTTACCAGGGGTGTTTTTGAGGGGACACTTAATTGGACCATGGTATACGTTGGTGCGGGATTGGCTATCTTGCTGATAATATTTGATGAAATCCTTGCTGCTAAAGGTTCTAACTTCCGCACTCCCGTCATGCCCGTTGCTGTCGGTCTATATCTTCCCTTTAGTTTGGGAGTGGCCATATTTTTCGGAGGCATACTGAATTCTCTCAGCAGAAAACTGAGAAGGGGTAAAAACGAGTCGACTAATGATATCGGTGTTCTTGGAGCCGCTGGGCTAATAACCGGAGAGGCATTAATGGGTATCGGGTTTGCCATTATGATCGTATCGGGAGTTAGCCTCAAGGTGGGTCTAACCAGCAGCGGCTTGGGTTTAATTCTTTTGCTTGCCATTGCTTATTGGCTTGTGAGGCTTGGGAAAAAGTAA
- a CDS encoding ABC transporter substrate-binding protein, whose translation MFRKAITVLTVIVVCFFFLLSSPAISFAKAKSITFGDFSWDSVQIHNRIAGYVLEKAYGYRVSYSFGESLPLLLGMARGDVDVSMEIWSDNIEAWGKYVESGECLDLGPTYSDAGQGWYVPTYVIKGDPERGIEPMAPDLKSIEDLPKYWELFKDPENPNKGRFYNGPTGWVVSSINMEKLQSYGLDKYYQSFEPGSDAALSTAIVSAYRKGEPIFFYYWEPTPILGLFDMTKIEEPPYDIKLWNEENGYRCDFPKSKVHVGASAKLLQKDPFVISFLANYEATIEQTNEALAYMWQNELRPKDAAIWFLKKFPEQWEQWFPISGDPHIDKLKEALDKEVVKE comes from the coding sequence ATGTTTAGAAAGGCAATTACTGTGCTGACAGTGATAGTAGTATGTTTTTTCTTTCTTCTCTCTTCACCTGCAATATCATTTGCCAAAGCGAAAAGCATCACCTTTGGGGATTTTAGTTGGGATAGTGTGCAAATTCATAATCGTATTGCCGGTTATGTATTGGAAAAGGCCTATGGATATCGCGTTTCCTATAGCTTTGGAGAAAGTCTTCCCTTGTTATTGGGGATGGCGCGAGGCGATGTAGATGTATCCATGGAAATATGGTCTGACAATATTGAGGCATGGGGTAAATATGTGGAAAGCGGCGAATGTTTGGATTTAGGTCCGACCTATTCAGATGCCGGCCAGGGTTGGTATGTACCCACATATGTAATTAAGGGCGATCCCGAAAGAGGCATAGAGCCAATGGCGCCGGACCTCAAAAGCATTGAGGATCTTCCTAAATATTGGGAACTTTTTAAGGATCCTGAAAATCCTAATAAGGGTAGATTTTACAATGGCCCCACAGGTTGGGTGGTTAGCTCTATAAATATGGAAAAACTTCAATCATATGGATTGGATAAGTATTATCAATCTTTTGAGCCAGGCTCTGACGCAGCTTTATCCACTGCAATAGTAAGTGCCTATCGAAAAGGTGAGCCCATATTTTTCTACTATTGGGAGCCTACACCGATTCTTGGCCTTTTTGACATGACTAAAATCGAGGAACCGCCATATGATATCAAATTATGGAACGAAGAAAACGGCTACAGATGTGATTTCCCTAAATCAAAAGTCCATGTAGGAGCTAGCGCAAAATTACTGCAGAAAGATCCCTTTGTCATATCGTTTTTAGCAAATTATGAAGCGACGATCGAACAGACAAACGAAGCACTTGCCTACATGTGGCAGAATGAGTTGCGACCTAAAGATGCTGCCATATGGTTTTTGAAAAAATTTCCCGAGCAATGGGAGCAGTGGTTTCCAATTTCTGGCGATCCTCATATAGACAAGCTGAAAGAGGCATTAGATAAAGAGGTCGTTAAGGAATAG